The following are from one region of the Klebsiella aerogenes genome:
- the avtA gene encoding valine--pyruvate transaminase: MTFSLFGDKFTRHSGITRLMEDLNDGLRTPGAIMLGGGNPAQIPEMNEYFNSLLADMLDNGKALDALCNYDGPQGKSELLTLLAQMLREELGWEIEPQNIALTNGSQSAFFYLFNLFAGRRADGTTRKVLFPLTPEYIGYADAGLEEDLFVATRPNIELLPEGQFKYHVDFEHLQVTDETGMICVSRPTNPTGNVITDEELIKLDALANQHGVPLVIDNAYGVPFPGIIFSEARPLWNPNIVLCMSLSKLGLPGTRCGIIIANEKIITAISNMNGIISLAPGGIGPAMMCEMIKRKDLLRLSETVIKPFYYQRVHETIATIRRYLPEERCLIHKPEGAIFLWLWFKDLPISTELLYQRLKKRGVLMVPGDYFFPGLDKPWPHTHQCMRMNYVPDPEKIEAGVKILAEEIERAWQEQDA; encoded by the coding sequence ATGACATTTTCACTTTTCGGCGACAAATTCACCCGTCATTCAGGCATCACCCGCTTGATGGAAGACCTTAATGACGGCCTGCGCACACCGGGCGCGATCATGCTGGGCGGCGGTAACCCCGCACAAATCCCAGAGATGAATGAGTACTTCAATAGCCTACTGGCCGATATGCTGGATAACGGCAAAGCCCTTGATGCGCTTTGCAATTATGATGGTCCGCAGGGGAAAAGCGAGCTTCTGACCCTGTTGGCGCAAATGCTGCGCGAAGAATTAGGTTGGGAGATCGAACCACAGAATATTGCACTGACAAATGGCAGTCAGAGCGCGTTTTTCTACTTGTTTAACCTGTTTGCCGGCCGCCGCGCCGATGGCACCACCCGCAAGGTGCTGTTCCCGCTGACCCCGGAATATATCGGTTACGCGGATGCCGGGCTGGAAGAGGATCTGTTCGTCGCCACCCGTCCCAATATTGAACTGCTGCCGGAAGGCCAGTTTAAGTACCATGTGGACTTCGAACACCTGCAGGTTACCGACGAGACGGGGATGATCTGCGTCTCCCGGCCAACCAACCCGACCGGCAACGTCATTACCGACGAAGAACTCATCAAGCTGGACGCCCTTGCCAACCAGCACGGCGTGCCGTTGGTGATCGATAACGCCTACGGTGTGCCTTTCCCGGGAATTATCTTTAGCGAAGCGCGTCCGCTGTGGAACCCCAACATCGTGCTGTGCATGAGCTTGTCCAAGCTCGGTCTGCCGGGCACCCGCTGCGGGATTATCATCGCCAACGAGAAAATCATCACCGCCATCAGCAATATGAACGGCATCATCAGCCTCGCCCCTGGCGGCATTGGGCCAGCGATGATGTGCGAAATGATTAAACGCAAAGACCTGCTGCGCCTGTCAGAGACAGTGATCAAACCGTTCTATTATCAGCGCGTTCACGAGACAATTGCCACCATTCGCCGCTATTTGCCGGAAGAACGCTGCCTGATTCACAAGCCGGAAGGCGCCATTTTCCTGTGGCTGTGGTTTAAAGATCTGCCGATTTCCACCGAACTGCTGTATCAGCGTCTGAAGAAACGCGGCGTGCTGATGGTGCCGGGCGACTACTTCTTCCCGGGATTAGACAAACCCTGGCCGCATACACATCAGTGCATGCGTATGAACTACGTGCCGGACCCGGAGAAAATCGAGGCGGGAGTCAAAATTCTTGCCGAAGAGATTGAACGCGCCTGGCAGGAACAAGACGCCTGA
- a CDS encoding XylR family transcriptional regulator produces the protein MFEKRHRITLLFNANKAYDRQVVEGVGEYLQAAQLEWDIFIEEDFRARIENIKEWLGDGVIADYDDPEIEKLLADVNVPIIGVGGSYHQPERYPPVHYIATDNAALVESAFLHLKEKGVHRFAFYGLPTSSGKRWAVEREHAFCQLVAKEKYRGVVYQGLETAPENWQHAQNRLADWLQTLPPQTGIIAVTDARARHVLQACERLHIPVPEKLCVIGIDNEELTRYLSRVALSSVAQGTRQMGHQAAKLLHRLLENEALPLQRQLVPPMRVIARRSTDYRSLTDPAVIQAMHYIRNNACKGIKVEQVLDAVGISRSNLEKRFKEEVNETIHTVIHSEKLEKARSLLVSTTLSINEISQMCGYPSLQYFYSVFKKEYDVTPKEYRDRHSEVMM, from the coding sequence ATGTTTGAAAAGCGTCACCGCATTACACTGTTATTTAACGCGAACAAAGCTTACGACCGCCAGGTTGTCGAAGGTGTTGGCGAGTATCTACAAGCAGCGCAACTGGAATGGGATATTTTTATCGAAGAGGATTTTCGCGCACGCATCGAGAACATCAAGGAGTGGCTAGGCGATGGCGTTATCGCCGACTACGACGACCCCGAAATTGAAAAACTGCTGGCGGACGTTAACGTGCCCATTATCGGCGTCGGCGGTTCTTATCATCAGCCAGAGCGCTATCCGCCGGTCCACTACATCGCCACCGATAACGCCGCGCTGGTTGAAAGCGCCTTCCTGCATCTGAAAGAAAAAGGGGTGCACCGCTTCGCTTTTTACGGCCTGCCCACCTCAAGCGGCAAACGCTGGGCAGTGGAGCGCGAACATGCATTCTGCCAGTTGGTCGCCAAAGAGAAGTACCGTGGAGTGGTCTATCAAGGACTGGAGACCGCGCCGGAGAACTGGCAGCATGCGCAAAACCGGCTCGCCGACTGGTTGCAAACCCTCCCCCCGCAAACCGGCATCATCGCCGTCACCGACGCTCGCGCCCGCCATGTTCTGCAGGCCTGTGAGCGGCTGCATATTCCGGTGCCGGAAAAACTCTGCGTCATCGGCATCGATAACGAGGAGCTCACTCGCTATCTCTCCCGCGTCGCGCTCTCTTCCGTCGCGCAAGGTACCCGGCAGATGGGCCACCAGGCAGCGAAACTACTGCACCGTTTACTGGAAAACGAAGCGCTGCCGCTACAGCGCCAACTGGTGCCGCCAATGCGCGTCATCGCGCGGCGCTCCACCGATTACCGCTCGCTCACCGACCCTGCCGTGATTCAGGCGATGCACTATATCCGCAATAACGCCTGCAAAGGCATTAAGGTTGAGCAGGTACTTGATGCTGTCGGTATTTCCCGTTCCAACCTGGAGAAACGCTTTAAAGAAGAGGTTAACGAGACCATTCACACGGTGATCCATAGCGAGAAGTTGGAAAAAGCCCGCAGCCTATTGGTCTCCACGACCCTGTCGATTAATGAGATTTCACAGATGTGCGGCTACCCGTCGCTGCAGTATTTCTATTCGGTATTTAAAAAAGAGTATGACGTCACGCCGAAGGAGTACCGCGACCGGCACAGTGAAGTGATGATGTAG
- a CDS encoding protein bax translates to MISIPMRRYGAAILMLLTCIFSGSVLATTHTATKSHKASVVKKVHKPSSIKVSSKQEYSRNSVKSSSLPDLRKYPSGTPRKKAFLRTVMPYITKQNQAITADRNWLVSKQYDGRWSPSEQARLKDIASRYKVKWSGNTRHIPWNPLLERVDIIPNSMVATMAAAESGWGTSKLARENNNLFGMKCGGGNCRGAMKGYSQFESVEQSVQAYVRNLNTHPAYSSFRKSRAQLRKTDQEVTASTMIHKLKGYSTRGSSYNNYLFAMYQDNQRLIAAHM, encoded by the coding sequence ATGATATCGATTCCCATGCGACGATATGGGGCTGCGATACTCATGTTACTTACCTGTATTTTTTCAGGTAGTGTGCTGGCGACAACACACACAGCAACAAAGAGTCATAAAGCCTCAGTAGTTAAGAAAGTTCATAAGCCCAGTAGTATCAAGGTTAGCAGTAAACAAGAGTATTCTCGCAATAGTGTAAAGAGCAGTTCACTTCCTGATTTGCGAAAATACCCTTCCGGAACACCAAGGAAAAAAGCGTTTCTCCGGACGGTTATGCCTTACATTACAAAGCAAAATCAGGCGATTACAGCCGACCGCAACTGGCTGGTATCCAAACAGTACGACGGCCGTTGGTCGCCGAGCGAGCAGGCGCGTCTGAAAGATATCGCCTCACGCTACAAGGTGAAGTGGTCTGGCAATACTCGCCATATACCATGGAACCCGCTGCTTGAGCGCGTCGACATTATTCCTAACAGCATGGTGGCGACGATGGCTGCTGCGGAAAGCGGTTGGGGTACTTCGAAGCTGGCGCGTGAAAACAACAATCTGTTTGGTATGAAGTGCGGCGGCGGTAACTGCCGCGGCGCGATGAAAGGCTACTCTCAGTTTGAATCTGTGGAGCAGTCTGTTCAGGCCTATGTTAGAAACCTGAACACGCATCCGGCCTATTCGTCCTTCCGTAAGTCCCGTGCGCAGCTGCGTAAGACGGACCAGGAAGTGACCGCCAGCACCATGATTCATAAGCTGAAGGGCTATTCGACCCGAGGGTCGAGCTATAACAACTACCTCTTCGCGATGTATCAGGACAATCAGCGCTTAATTGCCGCTCATATGTAA
- a CDS encoding alpha-amylase: MKLAALASLLLPGVAFAAWTTADFPAFTEQGSGRFATQNEVTKGIRPLQISFDQQCWQPAGAIKLNQMLSLEPCRGTPPQWRVFRDGRYTLEVDTRSGTPTLMLSLAEQEAASIQPQLRQCPKWDGKPLTLNVAQTFAEGSQVRDFYSGDIATVSNGKISLQPAADSNGLLLLEAVESAASAPFNWHNATVYFVLTDRFVNGNPANDNSYGRHKDGMQEIGTFHGGDLQGLTSKLDYLQQLGVNALWISSPLEQIHGWVGGGTKGDFPHYAYHGYYTQDWTRLDANMGDETDLRRLVDEAHQRGIRVLFDIVMNHTGYATLADMQEFQFGSLYLQGDELKKTLGERWTNWKPAPGQSWHSFNDYINFSDKAGWEKWWGKKWIRTDIGDYDNPGFDDLTMSLAFLPDLKTESLTPSGLPNFYRHKPDTAAKEIAGYTPRDYLTHWLSQWVRDYGIDGFRVDTAKHVELDAWQQLKTQATAALEAWKKANPQKALDNTPFWMTGEAWGHGVMQSDYYRHGFDAMINFDYQDQAAKAADCLANMDATWQQMAEKLQDFNVLSYLSSHDTRLFREGGSRAAELLLLAPGAVQIFYGDESSRPFGPTGSDPLQGTRSDMNWQDVADNASASVAHWQKIARFRARHPAIGSGKQNTLTLAQGYGFVRESGKDKVMVIWAGQQ; the protein is encoded by the coding sequence ATGAAACTCGCTGCACTCGCCTCGTTACTGCTACCCGGGGTGGCCTTTGCCGCCTGGACAACCGCAGATTTCCCCGCTTTCACCGAACAGGGCTCAGGCCGCTTCGCGACGCAAAATGAGGTGACGAAGGGTATTCGCCCCTTGCAAATAAGTTTTGACCAACAGTGCTGGCAGCCCGCAGGGGCGATAAAACTCAATCAGATGCTGTCGCTGGAACCCTGTCGCGGCACGCCGCCGCAGTGGCGGGTTTTCCGCGACGGGCGCTATACGCTGGAAGTCGATACCCGATCCGGTACGCCAACGTTGATGCTGTCGCTGGCGGAACAGGAAGCCGCCAGCATACAGCCGCAGCTGCGCCAGTGCCCAAAATGGGATGGTAAACCGCTGACGCTCAACGTCGCTCAGACCTTCGCCGAAGGCAGCCAGGTCCGCGATTTTTATAGCGGCGACATTGCTACGGTCAGCAATGGGAAAATCTCCCTGCAACCCGCCGCCGACAGCAACGGGCTCCTCCTGCTTGAAGCGGTAGAAAGCGCCGCGAGCGCGCCATTTAACTGGCATAACGCTACGGTTTATTTTGTTCTGACCGATCGCTTCGTCAACGGCAATCCGGCTAACGACAACAGCTACGGCCGCCATAAAGATGGCATGCAGGAGATTGGCACCTTCCACGGCGGCGACCTGCAAGGGCTGACCAGCAAGCTGGACTATCTCCAGCAACTTGGCGTCAATGCGCTATGGATTAGCTCACCGCTGGAACAAATTCACGGCTGGGTCGGCGGCGGAACCAAAGGCGATTTCCCCCACTATGCCTATCACGGTTACTACACTCAGGACTGGACTCGTCTGGACGCCAATATGGGTGACGAGACCGACCTCCGACGCCTGGTCGACGAAGCTCACCAGCGCGGTATTCGCGTGCTATTCGATATCGTGATGAACCACACCGGTTACGCCACGCTTGCCGATATGCAGGAATTTCAGTTCGGCTCGCTGTACCTTCAAGGCGATGAGCTGAAAAAAACGCTCGGCGAACGCTGGACCAACTGGAAGCCCGCACCGGGGCAAAGTTGGCACAGCTTTAACGATTACATCAACTTCAGCGATAAAGCGGGTTGGGAAAAATGGTGGGGGAAAAAATGGATCCGCACCGATATCGGCGATTACGACAACCCCGGTTTCGACGATCTCACCATGTCGCTGGCTTTTCTACCGGATCTGAAAACCGAATCACTAACCCCTTCCGGGCTGCCTAACTTCTATCGCCACAAGCCAGATACCGCTGCCAAAGAGATAGCCGGTTACACTCCACGAGACTATCTCACCCACTGGCTCAGCCAATGGGTACGCGACTATGGTATTGACGGCTTCCGCGTCGATACCGCCAAACACGTCGAGCTGGACGCCTGGCAGCAGCTCAAAACGCAGGCGACAGCGGCGCTGGAAGCGTGGAAAAAGGCCAATCCGCAGAAAGCGCTGGATAATACGCCGTTCTGGATGACCGGCGAGGCCTGGGGTCACGGCGTGATGCAGAGCGACTACTATCGCCACGGCTTTGACGCGATGATTAACTTTGATTACCAGGATCAGGCGGCAAAAGCAGCGGACTGCCTGGCGAACATGGACGCGACCTGGCAGCAGATGGCGGAAAAACTGCAGGATTTCAACGTACTGAGCTATCTCTCCTCGCACGATACGCGCCTGTTCCGCGAAGGCGGCAGCCGTGCGGCGGAGCTGTTATTACTCGCGCCGGGGGCCGTGCAAATCTTCTATGGTGATGAGTCTTCGCGCCCATTCGGCCCCACTGGTTCCGATCCGCTGCAAGGCACCCGTTCGGATATGAACTGGCAGGATGTTGCCGACAACGCGTCCGCGAGCGTCGCGCACTGGCAAAAAATCGCCCGCTTCCGCGCCCGCCACCCGGCAATTGGCAGCGGTAAACAAAATACGCTGACGCTCGCGCAAGGCTACGGCTTCGTGCGCGAAAGCGGTAAGGATAAAGTGATGGTTATCTGGGCTGGCCAGCAATAG
- the gguB gene encoding sugar ABC transporter permease: protein MSKNTSSEIKLTPPAPAAFPALKGLNLQVFVMIAAIIAIMLFFTWATDGAYLSARNISNLLRQTAITGILAVGMVFVIISAEIDLSVGSMMGLLGGAAAIFDVWFGWPLPLTILVTLLLGLLLGAWNGWWVAYRKVPSFIVTLAGMLAFRGILIGITNGTTVSPTTPAMSQIGQSYLPDGIGFGIGVIGMAAFIIWQWRGRMRRQALGLPTAGPTTAVGRQTIAAVIVLGAIWLLNDYRGVPTPVLILSALLLAGMFMATRTAFGRRIYAIGGNLEAARLSGINVERTKLAVFAINGLMVAIAGLILSSRLGAGSPSAGNIAELDAIAACVIGGTSLAGGVGSVAGAVMGAFIMSALDNGMSMMDVATFWQYIVKGAILLLAVWMDSATKRRT from the coding sequence GCTTAATCTCCAGGTCTTCGTGATGATTGCCGCCATTATCGCCATCATGCTGTTCTTTACCTGGGCCACCGATGGCGCTTATCTGAGCGCGCGTAATATCTCCAATCTACTGCGGCAGACGGCGATCACCGGGATCCTCGCTGTCGGTATGGTATTCGTGATTATTTCTGCGGAGATCGATCTTTCGGTCGGATCGATGATGGGGCTACTCGGCGGTGCGGCGGCAATTTTTGACGTCTGGTTCGGCTGGCCGCTGCCGCTCACGATCCTCGTCACACTGCTCCTGGGGTTGCTGCTCGGCGCCTGGAACGGATGGTGGGTCGCCTATCGTAAAGTCCCTTCTTTTATCGTCACCCTTGCCGGGATGCTGGCATTTCGCGGTATTCTGATCGGCATTACCAACGGGACCACCGTCTCGCCGACCACACCAGCGATGTCGCAAATCGGGCAAAGCTATCTGCCGGACGGTATTGGCTTTGGTATCGGCGTCATCGGTATGGCGGCATTTATCATCTGGCAATGGCGCGGGCGGATGCGCCGCCAGGCGCTAGGGCTGCCGACTGCCGGCCCCACTACCGCCGTTGGCCGCCAGACCATTGCTGCGGTGATTGTGCTGGGTGCTATCTGGCTACTCAATGACTATCGCGGTGTGCCAACGCCGGTGCTGATCCTCTCCGCCCTGCTGTTGGCGGGCATGTTTATGGCTACCCGCACCGCCTTCGGTCGCCGCATCTACGCCATCGGCGGCAACCTTGAGGCCGCCCGCCTGTCCGGGATTAACGTCGAGCGAACCAAACTTGCGGTATTCGCGATTAATGGCCTGATGGTCGCCATCGCCGGGTTAATCCTCAGCTCGCGTCTCGGCGCAGGTTCGCCTTCCGCAGGTAACATCGCCGAACTGGACGCCATCGCCGCCTGCGTCATTGGCGGTACCAGCCTGGCGGGCGGCGTCGGCAGCGTCGCGGGGGCGGTAATGGGGGCGTTTATTATGTCAGCGCTCGATAACGGCATGAGCATGATGGACGTCGCCACCTTCTGGCAATACATCGTCAAAGGGGCCATTTTGCTGCTGGCAGTATGGATGGATTCGGCCACCAAACGGCGAACATAA